A region of Fimbriimonadaceae bacterium DNA encodes the following proteins:
- the dap_2 gene encoding D-aminopeptidase has product MAWALLASISLISAQQTSYLDSFVPEAMRQYNVPGAAVAVVQDGKVVYTKGFGVRALGTEEKVDADTVFLLASVTKALTGSLAGILVDQGKLDFDRPIIDYLPQFVHADPYVTRSLTMRDLLAQRTGWPAFAGDLLGQIGLTREQVLTRLRYLQPKTGLREVASYSNPGFFVAGMVEAAAGGASWDELMRREIYGPLGMSRSDTTHASLLGANTSRYHMLVEGRVQTIRAFNHDVLGPAGSASSTATDIAKWLQMMVSEGRFEGRQIIKQPTLDDILKRSMVSDVGFAEMPPISETTGFYYGLGVGSFDYAGVRVFEKGGGLPGVRTVIAMIPSKRAAIAVLSNMHMTVFPEAVRARWLAKTLGTSDEEVQKAIYAAQKKITEMFASVSSPADPRPCPYKEDSLLGTYANALYGEFRIVREGRTLVVRAGPMKGTLTHSDGGLFWLLWDAPGDLPSDMTFSIGKDGSAESFESELYGRFVRSKAG; this is encoded by the coding sequence ATGGCGTGGGCCCTCCTTGCCTCGATCTCCCTAATCTCGGCGCAGCAGACCTCTTATCTCGATTCCTTCGTCCCCGAAGCGATGCGGCAATACAACGTTCCCGGGGCGGCCGTCGCGGTCGTGCAAGACGGAAAGGTCGTGTACACCAAAGGCTTCGGCGTCAGAGCCCTCGGCACGGAAGAAAAGGTCGACGCGGACACCGTCTTTCTACTCGCGTCGGTCACCAAAGCCCTGACAGGGAGCCTGGCGGGCATCCTCGTGGACCAGGGAAAGCTGGATTTCGACCGCCCCATCATCGACTATCTTCCCCAGTTCGTTCACGCGGACCCCTATGTAACGAGGTCGCTTACGATGCGGGATCTCTTGGCGCAGCGAACCGGATGGCCAGCCTTTGCCGGGGATTTATTAGGCCAGATTGGACTGACGCGCGAGCAAGTCCTCACGCGGCTCCGCTACCTGCAGCCAAAGACGGGCCTTCGCGAGGTGGCAAGCTACTCCAATCCCGGCTTTTTCGTCGCGGGGATGGTGGAAGCTGCGGCGGGCGGCGCCTCCTGGGACGAGCTCATGAGGCGCGAGATCTATGGCCCGCTTGGGATGAGCAGAAGCGACACGACACACGCCAGCCTTCTCGGTGCGAACACGAGCCGCTACCACATGCTGGTGGAAGGACGGGTCCAGACCATCCGTGCTTTTAACCACGACGTCTTGGGGCCGGCCGGTTCTGCAAGCTCCACCGCGACCGATATCGCCAAATGGCTCCAAATGATGGTTTCTGAGGGCCGGTTCGAGGGCAGGCAGATCATCAAGCAGCCCACGCTTGACGACATCCTGAAACGGAGCATGGTCAGCGACGTCGGCTTCGCGGAAATGCCACCGATTTCGGAGACGACCGGCTTCTATTACGGCTTGGGCGTCGGCAGCTTCGATTACGCAGGCGTCCGGGTCTTCGAGAAGGGCGGCGGGCTTCCCGGTGTGCGGACGGTTATCGCGATGATCCCTTCCAAACGGGCGGCGATCGCGGTTTTGTCGAATATGCATATGACCGTGTTCCCCGAAGCGGTCCGCGCACGCTGGCTCGCGAAGACGCTCGGCACCTCGGACGAGGAGGTCCAAAAGGCGATCTACGCCGCTCAAAAGAAGATCACCGAGATGTTCGCGTCGGTGTCGTCGCCCGCAGACCCGCGACCGTGCCCATACAAGGAGGACAGCCTGTTAGGGACTTACGCGAACGCTCTTTACGGCGAATTCCGCATCGTCCGCGAGGGCCGCACCCTTGTCGTCAGGGCAGGCCCCATGAAGGGAACCCTCACGCATTCCGACGGCGGTCTCTTTTGGCTCCTCTGGGATGCTCCCGGGGATCTTCCGAGCGATATGACGTTCTCGATCGGCAAGGACGGCTCTGCGGAGAGCTTCGAAAGCGAGCTCTACGGCCGCTTTGTGCGGTCGAAAGCGGGCTGA